A DNA window from Methanobacterium sp. contains the following coding sequences:
- a CDS encoding tRNA (N(6)-L-threonylcarbamoyladenosine(37)-C(2))-methylthiotransferase, producing the protein MKVYIDTFGCTFNQGDSQIMAGLLQEDNAQIVSKMEDADVIILNTCYVKQPTEQKVINRIKKVQEQFPDKKLIISGCMVEIDPDKLRKAAPSAGWIGPRQIKSTIDVVKSCMNDKTSRITGHSEDIKAGLPKIRFDPFVHISQICEGCVGRCTYCCTRFARGKLQSYPVEDIKNEIESAVADGCVEIQLTAQDTAAYGMDTGGKLSELIKEITTIPGDFRLRVGMMHPKSMMRDLDGLIEAFMHKNVYKFMHIPIQSGSDSVLNHMGRDHTVAQYKDIISKVREKIPEISIATDIIVGYPTETDEDFEDTLKLIEDIKPNFIHISKYRHRPMAISSSMPEIDHNIMKKRSKALNDLKSKILYQNNLAEIGKVHEILITEKGSKGGYIGRTDSYKHVVIENGEIGTFVNVKIDEVTSTYLKGTIYDN; encoded by the coding sequence ATGAAAGTTTACATTGATACATTTGGTTGTACATTTAATCAGGGTGACTCACAGATAATGGCAGGGCTTCTGCAGGAAGACAATGCCCAGATAGTTTCAAAGATGGAAGATGCAGATGTGATCATACTTAACACATGTTATGTTAAACAGCCGACAGAACAGAAGGTTATAAACAGGATTAAGAAGGTTCAGGAGCAGTTTCCAGATAAAAAGTTGATAATTTCTGGATGTATGGTGGAAATTGATCCAGATAAACTTAGAAAAGCTGCACCTTCTGCTGGATGGATTGGGCCGCGTCAAATTAAATCGACTATAGATGTTGTGAAGTCATGCATGAATGATAAAACTTCGCGGATTACAGGTCATAGTGAAGATATAAAGGCAGGCCTTCCAAAGATACGTTTCGATCCATTTGTACATATATCTCAAATATGTGAGGGATGTGTTGGAAGATGCACTTACTGCTGTACAAGGTTTGCAAGGGGAAAACTCCAGAGCTATCCAGTTGAAGATATAAAGAATGAGATTGAAAGCGCAGTAGCGGATGGATGTGTTGAAATTCAACTCACGGCTCAAGATACGGCTGCATATGGGATGGATACTGGAGGAAAACTTTCGGAACTTATAAAAGAGATAACTACGATTCCTGGTGATTTCAGGTTGAGAGTTGGAATGATGCACCCAAAGAGCATGATGCGAGATCTAGATGGGTTAATCGAGGCTTTTATGCATAAAAATGTCTATAAATTCATGCATATCCCTATTCAAAGCGGCAGCGACTCTGTATTAAATCATATGGGTCGTGATCACACAGTTGCACAGTATAAAGATATAATATCAAAAGTCAGGGAAAAAATACCCGAGATTTCTATAGCTACAGATATAATAGTGGGCTATCCAACAGAAACTGATGAAGACTTTGAAGACACTTTAAAGTTAATCGAAGATATTAAGCCAAACTTTATCCATATTTCGAAATACAGACACAGACCAATGGCTATATCCTCTTCAATGCCTGAAATAGACCATAACATTATGAAAAAAAGGTCTAAAGCACTGAATGATCTTAAATCAAAGATACTTTACCAGAACAACCTTGCAGAAATCGGAAAAGTTCATGAAATTTTAATAACAGAAAAAGGTAGTAAGGGCGGTTACATTGGAAGGACAGATTCTTACAAGCATGTAGTCATAGAAAACGGTGAAATTGGTACTTTTGTTAATGTAAAGATAGATGAAGTTACAAGTACCTATTTAAAGGGAACTATTTATGATAACTAA